One genomic region from Paraburkholderia azotifigens encodes:
- a CDS encoding acyl-CoA dehydrogenase family protein yields the protein MHKRLGIEDSDVEIADAIARFAHSELAPRAAQVDREELSTTRYVAQLAELGVMGMNLPERWGGVEASPAAIVLSLVEIAKACASTSSMIGAHYLATDSILIGGDDALRDRYLPGAASGKKLGAFALTEPRAGSNPADMATRASREGEGYRITGVKHFISNADAADFIVVYAKTDPDAGTRGISAFVVDRQAPGVDVAPAEKLMGIRGAPAHEVALDCFVPAANRLGAEGSGFRTAMKVLDNSRLDVAATSIGIAEAALAAATGWLNERRVGGEPLSNRQGLQWTIADMKTRLEAAWLLTLQATAKRAAGVPFTQDASMAKLYASEMVAFVTDAALQMHGGYGFTREMPLERFVRDARILRIYEGSSEIQRTVIARMVLG from the coding sequence ATGCATAAGCGATTGGGCATCGAAGACAGCGACGTCGAAATCGCCGATGCGATCGCGCGCTTTGCGCACAGCGAACTCGCGCCGCGTGCCGCACAGGTCGACCGCGAAGAGCTTTCGACGACACGCTACGTTGCGCAACTCGCCGAACTCGGCGTGATGGGCATGAACCTGCCGGAGCGGTGGGGCGGCGTCGAAGCGTCGCCGGCGGCGATCGTGCTGTCGCTGGTGGAGATCGCGAAGGCGTGCGCGTCGACGTCGTCGATGATCGGCGCGCATTACCTCGCCACCGATTCGATTCTGATCGGCGGCGACGATGCGTTGCGCGATCGCTATTTGCCCGGCGCGGCCAGCGGCAAAAAGCTCGGCGCGTTCGCGCTGACGGAGCCGCGGGCCGGCTCGAACCCCGCCGACATGGCGACCCGCGCGAGCCGCGAAGGCGAGGGTTACAGGATCACGGGCGTCAAGCACTTCATCTCGAATGCAGATGCAGCGGATTTCATCGTCGTGTATGCGAAGACCGATCCCGATGCGGGCACGCGCGGCATCAGCGCGTTCGTGGTCGACAGGCAGGCGCCGGGCGTCGACGTCGCGCCCGCCGAAAAGCTGATGGGCATACGCGGCGCGCCCGCGCATGAAGTGGCGCTCGACTGCTTCGTGCCCGCCGCGAACCGGCTCGGCGCGGAAGGCAGCGGATTCCGGACGGCGATGAAGGTGCTCGACAACAGCCGGCTCGATGTGGCTGCAACGAGTATCGGCATTGCGGAAGCGGCGCTGGCGGCGGCTACGGGCTGGTTGAATGAGCGGCGGGTGGGCGGCGAGCCGCTGTCGAACCGCCAGGGATTGCAATGGACGATCGCCGATATGAAGACGCGGCTCGAGGCCGCGTGGCTGCTGACTTTGCAGGCGACCGCGAAGCGGGCGGCGGGCGTGCCATTTACGCAGGATGCGTCGATGGCGAAGCTCTATGCATCCGAAATGGTTGCGTTCGTCACCGATGCGGCGTTGCAGATGCACGGCGGCTATGGTTTCACGCGCGAGATGCCGCTTGAGCGCTTCGTTCGCGATGCGCGGATTCTGCGGATATACGAAGGGTCCTCGGAAATTCAGCGGACGGTGATTGCGCGGATGGTGTTGGGGTAA
- a CDS encoding type II toxin-antitoxin system RelE/ParE family toxin, producing the protein MISTFGDAETAAVFKGVFVHSLPREVQLVARRKLLLIDAARSIIDMFAPPGNRLELLQGGRSGQWSIRINAQWRICFQYIDGDGLNVEIVD; encoded by the coding sequence ATGATCTCAACGTTCGGCGACGCGGAAACCGCGGCTGTTTTCAAAGGCGTTTTCGTGCATTCGCTGCCGCGAGAAGTGCAACTGGTCGCACGCCGCAAACTGCTGCTGATCGACGCAGCCAGGTCGATCATCGACATGTTCGCGCCACCCGGCAACCGGCTCGAGTTGCTGCAAGGCGGGCGCAGCGGCCAATGGAGCATCCGTATCAATGCGCAGTGGCGCATCTGTTTCCAGTACATCGACGGCGACGGGCTCAATGTCGAGATCGTCGACTAA
- a CDS encoding class 1 fructose-bisphosphatase, with protein MSLQRRTTLTKYLIEQQRENNNLPADLRLLIEVVARACKAISYHVSKGALGDALGTAGSENVQGEVQKKLDILSNEILLEANEWGGNLAGMASEEMEQFFPIPANYPKGEYLLVFDPLDGSSNIDVNVSIGTIFSVLRCPDGQQPTEQSFLQKGTQQVAAGYAVYGPQTVLVLTTGNGVNCFTLDRELGSWVLTQSDMRIPVETREYAINASNQRQWYEPVQQYIGELNAGKDGPRQADFNMRWIASMVADVHRILNRGGIFMYPADKRDPSKPGKLRLMYEANPMAFIVEQAGGAATNGEKRILDIQPKTLHERVAVFLGSKNEVDRVTRYHLEKKS; from the coding sequence ATGTCTTTGCAACGTCGTACCACTCTCACGAAGTATCTGATCGAGCAGCAGCGCGAGAACAACAATCTGCCTGCCGATCTGCGCCTGCTGATCGAAGTCGTCGCGCGCGCGTGCAAGGCCATCAGCTATCACGTCAGCAAGGGCGCGCTCGGCGATGCGCTCGGCACGGCCGGCAGCGAGAACGTGCAGGGCGAAGTGCAGAAGAAGCTCGACATCCTGTCGAACGAGATCCTGCTCGAAGCCAACGAATGGGGCGGCAACCTCGCCGGCATGGCTTCGGAAGAAATGGAACAGTTCTTCCCGATCCCGGCGAACTATCCGAAGGGCGAATACCTGCTCGTGTTCGATCCGCTCGATGGTTCGTCGAACATCGACGTGAACGTGTCGATCGGCACGATCTTTTCAGTGCTGCGCTGCCCGGACGGCCAGCAGCCGACGGAACAATCGTTCCTGCAGAAAGGCACCCAGCAGGTCGCGGCGGGTTACGCCGTGTACGGCCCGCAAACGGTGCTTGTGCTGACCACGGGCAACGGCGTCAACTGCTTCACGCTCGATCGCGAGCTGGGCTCGTGGGTGCTGACGCAAAGCGACATGCGCATTCCCGTGGAGACGCGCGAATACGCGATCAACGCATCGAACCAGCGCCAGTGGTATGAGCCCGTGCAGCAGTACATCGGCGAGCTGAACGCGGGCAAGGACGGTCCGCGCCAGGCCGACTTCAACATGCGCTGGATCGCATCGATGGTCGCCGACGTGCACCGCATCCTGAACCGGGGCGGCATCTTCATGTACCCCGCCGACAAGCGCGATCCGTCGAAGCCCGGCAAGCTGCGCCTGATGTACGAAGCGAACCCGATGGCATTCATCGTCGAACAGGCAGGCGGCGCGGCGACCAACGGCGAAAAGCGCATCCTCGATATCCAGCCGAAGACCTTGCATGAGCGCGTTGCTGTGTTCCTCGGCTCGAAGAACGAGGTCGACCGCGTGACCCGCTATCACCTCGAAAAGAAAAGTTGA
- the pepN gene encoding aminopeptidase N produces MADTETPQVIRRADYAPPAFLIDTVALEFDLVPERTVVRNTMRIRRNPDAVRATHLDLMGEDLTFVEASLDGKPYAHVHAHEHGLTVDNVPDSFELTLTGICNPAANTTLSGLYVSSGNFFTQCEAEGFRRITWFLDRPDVMATYTVTLRADKAAYPVLLSNGNLLEQGDLPDGRHFARWEDPFRKPSYLFALVAGKLVALEERVKTGSGKEKLLQVWVEPHDLDKTRHAMDSLIHSIRWDEERFGLELDLDRFMIVAVSDFNMGAMENKGLNIFNTKYVLANPETATDTDFSNIEAVVGHEYFHNWTGNRVTCRDWFQLSLKEGLTVFRDQEFSADMASGDSSGEDQAARATKRIEDVRVLRQMQFAEDAGPMAHPVRPESYVEINNFYTMTVYEKGSEVVRMYQTLFGREGFRRGMDLYFKRHDGHAVTCDDFRHAMADANGRDLAQYERWYSQAGTPRISVDTHYDAAQKRYSLTLRQGYGDASPAARDTQKGPLLIPFAIGLIGDDGNDMPLRLEGEASASPHTTRVLDFTQAEQTFTFVDVAERPLPSLLRNFSAPVVVEYDYTADELAFLLAHDSDPFNRWEAGQRLATRELLTLAEHAATGKALELDDTVVAAFSRVLNDETLSPAFRELALMLPSEAYLAEQMDESNPAAVHSARQFVRKRLASALKGDWLAIYERHQTPGAYEPTPAAAGHRALKNLALAYLAELDDPSDAARLAKAQYDTANNMTDRAAAFSALLTAAASSGSTAAADALDDFYRRFENEPLVIDKWFALQAMQRGTKQRPVIEIVRKLMTHPAFNLKNPNRARSLIFSFCSANPAQFHAEDGSGYTFWAEQVIALDALNPQVAARLARALELWRRFTPKLRDQMRAALEKVAAQAKSRDVREIVEKALA; encoded by the coding sequence ATGGCCGATACCGAAACGCCTCAAGTGATCCGCCGCGCCGACTACGCGCCGCCCGCCTTCCTCATCGATACCGTCGCGCTCGAGTTCGATCTCGTGCCGGAGCGCACGGTCGTCAGGAATACGATGCGCATCCGCCGCAATCCCGACGCGGTGCGCGCCACGCATCTCGACCTGATGGGCGAAGATCTGACGTTCGTCGAAGCATCGCTCGACGGCAAGCCGTATGCCCATGTGCACGCACATGAGCACGGCCTGACCGTCGACAACGTACCCGATTCGTTCGAACTGACGTTGACGGGCATCTGCAATCCCGCTGCCAATACGACGTTGTCGGGCCTGTATGTGTCGAGTGGCAACTTCTTTACGCAGTGCGAGGCCGAGGGCTTCCGGCGCATCACGTGGTTCCTCGACCGCCCGGACGTGATGGCCACCTACACGGTTACGCTGCGCGCCGACAAGGCCGCTTACCCGGTTCTGCTGTCCAACGGCAACCTGCTCGAACAGGGCGATCTGCCCGACGGCCGCCATTTCGCGCGCTGGGAAGATCCCTTCAGGAAGCCGAGCTATCTGTTCGCGCTCGTCGCGGGTAAGCTCGTCGCGCTGGAAGAGCGCGTGAAGACGGGCTCGGGCAAGGAAAAACTGCTGCAGGTCTGGGTCGAACCGCACGATCTCGACAAGACCCGTCACGCAATGGATTCGCTGATCCACTCCATCCGCTGGGACGAGGAACGCTTCGGCCTCGAACTCGATCTGGACCGCTTCATGATCGTCGCCGTGAGCGACTTCAACATGGGCGCAATGGAGAACAAGGGCCTCAATATCTTCAATACGAAGTACGTGCTGGCCAATCCGGAAACGGCAACCGACACCGACTTCTCCAACATCGAAGCCGTCGTCGGACACGAGTATTTTCACAACTGGACGGGCAATCGCGTCACGTGCCGCGACTGGTTCCAGCTGAGCCTGAAGGAAGGGCTCACCGTGTTCCGCGACCAGGAATTTTCCGCGGACATGGCGAGCGGCGACAGTTCCGGCGAGGATCAGGCTGCGCGCGCAACCAAACGGATCGAAGACGTGCGCGTGCTGCGCCAGATGCAGTTCGCCGAAGATGCCGGTCCGATGGCGCACCCCGTGCGCCCGGAAAGCTACGTCGAGATCAACAACTTCTACACGATGACCGTCTACGAGAAAGGCTCGGAAGTCGTGCGGATGTATCAGACGCTGTTCGGACGCGAAGGCTTCCGGCGCGGCATGGACCTGTACTTCAAGCGCCACGACGGTCACGCCGTCACCTGCGACGACTTCCGTCACGCAATGGCCGATGCGAACGGCCGCGATCTCGCGCAGTACGAACGCTGGTACAGCCAGGCAGGCACGCCGCGCATCAGCGTCGACACGCACTATGACGCCGCGCAGAAGCGCTATTCGCTGACGCTCAGGCAGGGTTACGGCGACGCGTCGCCTGCGGCGCGCGACACGCAGAAGGGCCCGCTGCTGATTCCGTTCGCGATCGGCCTGATCGGCGATGACGGCAACGACATGCCGCTGCGTCTCGAAGGCGAAGCATCGGCGTCGCCGCACACGACGCGCGTGCTCGACTTCACGCAAGCCGAGCAGACTTTCACGTTCGTCGATGTCGCCGAGAGGCCGCTGCCGTCGCTGCTGCGCAATTTCTCGGCGCCCGTCGTGGTCGAGTACGACTATACGGCCGACGAACTCGCATTCCTGCTCGCTCACGACAGCGATCCGTTCAACCGCTGGGAAGCCGGCCAGCGCCTCGCGACGCGCGAACTGCTGACGCTCGCCGAACACGCTGCAACGGGCAAGGCGCTGGAACTGGACGACACCGTGGTTGCCGCGTTCAGCCGCGTGCTGAACGACGAGACGCTGTCGCCGGCGTTCCGCGAACTCGCGTTGATGCTGCCGTCGGAGGCCTATCTCGCCGAGCAGATGGACGAATCGAATCCCGCTGCCGTGCACAGCGCGCGTCAGTTCGTGCGCAAGCGCCTCGCATCGGCGCTCAAGGGCGACTGGCTCGCGATTTACGAACGTCATCAGACGCCGGGCGCATATGAGCCGACGCCCGCAGCGGCCGGCCATCGCGCGCTGAAGAACCTGGCGCTTGCGTATCTCGCCGAACTCGACGACCCGTCGGACGCGGCGCGCCTCGCCAAGGCGCAGTACGACACGGCGAACAACATGACGGATCGCGCGGCGGCTTTTTCCGCGCTGCTGACGGCGGCGGCCTCCAGCGGCAGCACGGCCGCGGCCGATGCGCTCGACGACTTCTATCGCCGCTTCGAGAACGAGCCGCTCGTGATCGACAAGTGGTTTGCGCTGCAGGCCATGCAACGCGGCACGAAGCAGCGCCCCGTCATCGAGATCGTGCGCAAGCTGATGACGCATCCCGCGTTCAACCTGAAGAACCCGAACCGCGCCCGTTCGCTGATCTTCAGCTTCTGCTCGGCAAACCCGGCGCAGTTCCACGCGGAAGACGGCTCGGGCTATACGTTCTGGGCCGAGCAGGTGATCGCGCTCGACGCACTCAATCCGCAGGTTGCCGCGCGCCTCGCGCGCGCGCTCGAACTCTGGCGCCGCTTCACGCCGAAGCTGCGCGACCAGATGCGCGCGGCGCTGGAAAAGGTCGCGGCGCAGGCGAAATCGCGCGACGTGCGCGAAATCGTCGAGAAGGCACTGGCCTGA
- a CDS encoding CaiB/BaiF CoA transferase family protein: MQRSTLPLDGLRVIDFSRVLAGPYCAALLGDLGADVIKIEPPAGDDYRAVGPFGADGESGLFVAMNRNKRSIVLDLKTEAGRELARGLCADADVVVENFRPGVADKLGIGYADLSALNPSLVYASVSGFGQTGPESHRPAYDIILQAMCGLMDATGSPDGPPTMIGESVSDVVSGLFASWGVLAALLAREKSGKGTHVDVSMFDATLGLSATLVARYAATGLAPRRVGNRHPSSAPFGAYRAADGFYVVAVLNNKLFAAFAQAIGAPHLTEDPRFASDASRCFHEADLRLVIEAWSSARTVDDVNATLGAAGVPVAPIRNLSEALESEHAAHRALLADVQRDGRCATRLPSQPVKFSAYDANRVTPAPALGEHADELLQALGYDAEDIASLRERGAFGASAATTVNADRKKEPNHA, from the coding sequence ATGCAACGTTCGACTCTGCCGCTCGACGGTCTGCGCGTCATCGATTTCTCGCGTGTGCTGGCGGGCCCGTATTGCGCCGCGCTGCTCGGCGATCTCGGCGCGGATGTGATCAAGATCGAGCCGCCTGCGGGCGACGACTATCGTGCTGTCGGTCCGTTCGGTGCGGACGGCGAAAGCGGCCTGTTTGTCGCGATGAACCGCAACAAGCGCAGCATCGTGCTCGATCTCAAGACAGAGGCGGGGCGTGAACTCGCGCGCGGCTTGTGCGCGGATGCCGATGTCGTCGTCGAGAATTTCAGGCCGGGCGTCGCAGATAAGCTTGGGATCGGCTATGCGGACTTGAGCGCCCTCAATCCGTCGCTCGTGTATGCGAGCGTGTCGGGCTTCGGGCAGACGGGGCCCGAATCGCATCGGCCTGCCTATGACATCATCCTTCAGGCGATGTGCGGTCTGATGGACGCGACGGGCTCGCCCGACGGGCCGCCGACGATGATCGGCGAGTCGGTGTCCGACGTCGTTAGCGGTCTGTTCGCATCGTGGGGCGTGCTCGCCGCGTTGCTCGCGCGCGAGAAGAGCGGCAAGGGCACGCATGTCGACGTGTCGATGTTCGACGCGACGCTCGGCCTGAGCGCGACGCTCGTCGCGCGCTACGCTGCGACGGGCCTCGCGCCGCGCCGCGTGGGGAACCGACATCCGTCGTCGGCGCCGTTCGGCGCGTATCGTGCGGCCGATGGCTTCTATGTCGTCGCGGTGCTGAACAACAAGCTCTTTGCCGCGTTCGCCCAGGCAATCGGCGCACCGCATCTGACGGAAGATCCGCGTTTTGCCAGCGACGCATCGCGATGTTTTCACGAAGCCGATTTGCGGTTGGTGATCGAGGCATGGTCGTCGGCTCGAACGGTCGATGATGTCAACGCGACGCTCGGTGCCGCGGGGGTTCCTGTCGCGCCGATCCGCAATCTGTCGGAAGCGCTCGAAAGCGAGCACGCGGCGCATCGCGCGTTGCTGGCCGATGTGCAGCGAGATGGTCGATGCGCGACGCGCCTGCCGTCGCAGCCGGTGAAGTTCTCCGCTTACGACGCCAATCGCGTGACGCCTGCGCCGGCGCTCGGTGAACACGCTGATGAACTCTTGCAGGCGCTCGGTTACGACGCCGAAGACATTGCTTCGTTGCGAGAGCGTGGGGCATTCGGCGCGAGCGCCGCTACGACAGTCAATGCAGACCGCAAAAAGGAGCCGAACCATGCATAA
- a CDS encoding DUF4136 domain-containing protein: MKFDRFTRHAALVLAAFATLLAGCTTYVTTQVTAFSDWSGSDAARTYAFTRTPEQKNNLEQATYEQIVANELALHAFRQADERDAHYLVALAYGMRSDTVTVAQPVYYNPWPGPYYWGRPFDPWGPWGPWGPYPAGYVNQSYPVYTHLLGIRITDRATGKEMYNVTARNTDEQSSLIAAMPYLARSAMSDFPMGNGVVRTVKLPVDGKGGMSNEVAADSAAPPVPASGAKTVQ; this comes from the coding sequence ATGAAGTTCGACCGATTCACCCGTCACGCCGCACTCGTGCTCGCGGCGTTTGCGACGCTGCTGGCGGGCTGCACGACCTACGTGACGACGCAGGTGACGGCCTTTTCGGACTGGAGCGGCAGCGACGCGGCGCGCACTTATGCGTTCACGCGCACGCCTGAGCAAAAGAACAATCTCGAACAGGCTACGTACGAGCAGATCGTCGCAAACGAACTCGCGCTGCACGCGTTCCGGCAGGCGGACGAGCGCGACGCGCACTACCTGGTCGCACTCGCTTACGGCATGCGCTCGGACACCGTGACCGTGGCGCAGCCCGTCTACTACAACCCGTGGCCGGGCCCGTACTACTGGGGCCGTCCGTTCGATCCGTGGGGGCCCTGGGGCCCGTGGGGTCCGTATCCGGCGGGTTACGTAAACCAGAGCTATCCCGTGTACACCCATCTGCTCGGCATCCGCATTACGGACCGCGCAACGGGCAAGGAAATGTACAACGTGACGGCGCGCAACACGGACGAGCAGTCGTCGCTGATCGCCGCGATGCCGTATCTGGCGCGCAGCGCGATGTCCGATTTCCCGATGGGCAACGGCGTGGTGCGCACCGTGAAGCTGCCCGTCGACGGAAAGGGCGGAATGTCCAATGAAGTCGCCGCCGACAGCGCCGCGCCGCCCGTGCCGGCATCGGGCGCGAAAACGGTTCAGTAG
- a CDS encoding beta-ketoacyl synthase chain length factor: MPDLHWTIPVARWSSWPAVAAVAPDVGFIEPMVRRRLSTLSRVALKVAYDCAADKPSVRIVFASRHGELRRTTDILRTISAGEPVSPTSFSLSVLNAMSGVFGIARGDRAAASALSAGAETLGYALLEAHAQYATDSSTPVLLVYADEPADPAYGTIEEEVQGGALAILLDATSAGRLSCSRTAVAPGRAGTAAVTAAVTAAVTATGSASAGDAGTLFATQSQAVHHCLDTHTAAQWRGEYAVWEWSWDEGVA, encoded by the coding sequence ATGCCCGATCTGCACTGGACCATTCCGGTTGCTCGCTGGTCTTCGTGGCCTGCCGTCGCAGCCGTCGCCCCTGACGTTGGCTTTATCGAGCCGATGGTGCGGCGTCGTCTCAGCACGCTGTCGCGCGTCGCGTTGAAGGTTGCGTACGACTGCGCCGCGGATAAGCCCAGCGTCCGGATCGTGTTCGCGTCGCGCCACGGCGAACTGCGCCGCACGACGGACATCCTGCGCACCATCAGCGCCGGCGAGCCGGTTTCGCCGACTTCCTTCAGTCTCTCCGTGCTCAACGCGATGTCCGGCGTGTTCGGCATCGCGCGCGGCGACCGCGCGGCCGCGAGCGCGTTGTCGGCGGGGGCGGAAACGCTCGGCTATGCGTTGCTCGAAGCGCACGCGCAATACGCGACCGACAGCTCGACGCCCGTTTTGCTCGTCTACGCCGACGAGCCGGCCGATCCCGCGTACGGCACGATCGAAGAAGAAGTGCAGGGCGGCGCGCTCGCGATCCTGCTCGACGCGACGTCGGCGGGACGGCTGTCCTGCTCACGCACGGCCGTCGCCCCGGGTCGCGCGGGTACGGCCGCGGTTACGGCCGCGGTTACAGCCGCGGTTACAGCAACAGGCAGCGCATCGGCCGGTGACGCGGGCACCCTCTTTGCCACGCAGAGCCAGGCTGTGCATCACTGCCTCGACACGCATACAGCCGCGCAATGGCGCGGCGAGTACGCCGTCTGGGAATGGAGCTGGGATGAAGGCGTGGCTTGA
- a CDS encoding TMEM165/GDT1 family protein, whose product MEQAFLISTGAVALAEIGDKTQLLSLVLAARYRKPLPIILGVLAATLINHAGAGALGAWLGSLVTPTVMRWALAVSFIGMGLWILVPDKLDESEANTNRTHFGVFGATVVTFFLAEMGDKTQIATVALAARFHDFFGVVAGTTLGMMIANVPAILLGDRFAHRLPTRLVHGIAAVLFVVLGALALMGVGV is encoded by the coding sequence GTGGAACAAGCTTTTCTGATCTCGACCGGCGCCGTTGCGCTCGCTGAAATCGGCGACAAGACGCAACTGCTCTCGCTCGTCCTCGCCGCGCGGTATCGCAAGCCGCTGCCGATCATTCTCGGCGTGCTCGCCGCGACGCTGATCAATCACGCTGGCGCCGGCGCGCTCGGCGCCTGGCTCGGCTCGCTCGTCACGCCGACCGTGATGCGCTGGGCGCTGGCCGTGTCCTTCATCGGCATGGGCCTGTGGATTCTCGTGCCCGACAAGCTCGACGAATCGGAAGCGAACACCAACCGCACGCACTTCGGCGTGTTCGGCGCGACCGTGGTTACGTTCTTTCTCGCCGAAATGGGCGACAAGACGCAGATCGCGACGGTCGCGCTGGCGGCGCGCTTCCACGATTTCTTCGGCGTGGTCGCGGGCACGACGCTCGGCATGATGATCGCGAACGTCCCCGCGATCCTGCTCGGCGACCGCTTCGCGCACCGGCTGCCGACCAGGCTCGTCCACGGGATCGCCGCCGTCTTGTTCGTCGTGCTGGGCGCACTGGCCCTGATGGGAGTCGGCGTCTGA
- a CDS encoding HigA family addiction module antitoxin, whose product MAIKRSELDNVDFSEVATGERMPETTPGDVLRSEFLEPLGMSANALSLELRVPAPRINDIVRGKRAISFETALRLSRFFGNSAHFWLNLQIAYDLRVAIAESGERIEREIEPLPPSRRPKHTRLSREQIKAAEDAAAATRRASASR is encoded by the coding sequence ATGGCTATCAAACGTTCTGAACTGGACAACGTCGATTTCTCCGAGGTTGCCACGGGCGAACGCATGCCCGAAACGACGCCGGGCGACGTGCTGCGCAGTGAATTTCTCGAACCGCTCGGCATGTCGGCCAATGCATTGTCGCTGGAACTCCGCGTGCCGGCTCCGCGCATCAACGACATCGTGCGCGGCAAGCGGGCCATTTCGTTCGAAACGGCCTTGCGCCTGTCGCGCTTTTTCGGCAACAGCGCGCATTTCTGGCTCAATCTCCAGATTGCGTACGACTTGCGCGTGGCGATCGCGGAATCGGGCGAGCGGATCGAGCGTGAGATCGAGCCGCTGCCGCCGTCGCGACGGCCGAAGCACACGCGCCTGTCGCGCGAGCAGATCAAGGCCGCAGAGGATGCCGCTGCGGCGACGCGCCGGGCTTCTGCATCGCGCTGA